The Caretta caretta isolate rCarCar2 chromosome 15, rCarCar1.hap1, whole genome shotgun sequence genome window below encodes:
- the LOC125622953 gene encoding uncharacterized protein LOC125622953 isoform X3 produces the protein MALLVSVLVLSFLQEVFVSLGSRENPPMISVTEGEPISFECSFDGSPAVGNPFYEIIWMYEMTHKNVSKRILSFRMIRPNTSVPVSITEGHFRGQLDFEKNTSSLFIPEVRVNDSGLYYCEVIIVPLPVKSRTNGTHLIVTGTRGKHFSSTNKTPSLKLKRRIQAKKPEVSLEMSDPICSTPAPAQRDSFTQPVGHEMIYSKLQWSEYSMVSSPTGSSHAGEPVTKKKPRAGTSDPGTDTVYAVLQAP, from the exons ATGGCTCTTCTCGTTTCTGTGTTGGTGCTTTCCTTCTTGCAGGAAGTGTTCGTTTCCCTAG GTTCTAGGGAAAACCCTCCAATGATCTCGGTAACTGAAGGGGAACCCATCTCCTTTGAGTGTTCCTTTGATGGATCCCCTGCTGTTGGCAATCCATTCTACGAGATAATCTGGATGTATGAGATGACCCATAAAAATGTGTCCAAGAGGATCCTGTCCTTTAGGATGATTCGTCCCAATACCAGTGTCCCGGTCTCAATCACTGAAGGCCATTTTAGGGGTCAATTAGACTTTGAAAAGAATACCAGCTCTCTCTTCATCCCCGAGGTGCGGGTGAATGACAGTGGTCTGTATTACTGTGAAGTGATCATAGTGCCACTCCCTGTTAAATCAAGAACAAACGGGACTCATCTCATTGTCACGG GGACAAGAGGTAAACATTTTTCTTCCACAAATAAAACACCATCTCTTAAAT TAAAGCGCCGAATCCAGGCCAAGAAACCGGAAGTTTCCCTGGAAATGTCTGATCCCATTTgcagcacccctgcccctgcccagagagACTCCTTTACACAGCCTGTCGGCCATGAAATGATCTATTCAAAACTGCAGTGGAGTGAGTACAGT ATGGTGTCCTCTCCAACGGGCAGCTCTCATGCTGGCGAGCCAGTGACAAAGAAGAAGCCCAGAGCAGGGACCAGTGACCCAGGGACGGACACTGTGTATGCCGTACTTCAGGCACCGTGA
- the LOC125622953 gene encoding uncharacterized protein LOC125622953 isoform X4 — MALLVSVLVLSFLQEVFVSLGSRENPPMISVTEGEPISFECSFDGSPAVGNPFYEIIWMYEMTHKNVSKRILSFRMIRPNTSVPVSITEGHFRGQLDFEKNTSSLFIPEVRVNDSGLYYCEVIIVPLPVKSRTNGTHLIVTVKRRIQAKKPEVSLEMSDPICSTPAPAQRDSFTQPVGHEMIYSKLQWSEYSMVSSPTGSSHAGEPVTKKKPRAGTSDPGTDTVYAVLQAP; from the exons ATGGCTCTTCTCGTTTCTGTGTTGGTGCTTTCCTTCTTGCAGGAAGTGTTCGTTTCCCTAG GTTCTAGGGAAAACCCTCCAATGATCTCGGTAACTGAAGGGGAACCCATCTCCTTTGAGTGTTCCTTTGATGGATCCCCTGCTGTTGGCAATCCATTCTACGAGATAATCTGGATGTATGAGATGACCCATAAAAATGTGTCCAAGAGGATCCTGTCCTTTAGGATGATTCGTCCCAATACCAGTGTCCCGGTCTCAATCACTGAAGGCCATTTTAGGGGTCAATTAGACTTTGAAAAGAATACCAGCTCTCTCTTCATCCCCGAGGTGCGGGTGAATGACAGTGGTCTGTATTACTGTGAAGTGATCATAGTGCCACTCCCTGTTAAATCAAGAACAAACGGGACTCATCTCATTGTCACGG TAAAGCGCCGAATCCAGGCCAAGAAACCGGAAGTTTCCCTGGAAATGTCTGATCCCATTTgcagcacccctgcccctgcccagagagACTCCTTTACACAGCCTGTCGGCCATGAAATGATCTATTCAAAACTGCAGTGGAGTGAGTACAGT ATGGTGTCCTCTCCAACGGGCAGCTCTCATGCTGGCGAGCCAGTGACAAAGAAGAAGCCCAGAGCAGGGACCAGTGACCCAGGGACGGACACTGTGTATGCCGTACTTCAGGCACCGTGA
- the LOC125622953 gene encoding uncharacterized protein LOC125622953 isoform X2 — protein sequence MALLVSVLVLSFLQEVFVSLGSRENPPMISVTEGEPISFECSFDGSPAVGNPFYEIIWMYEMTHKNVSKRILSFRMIRPNTSVPVSITEGHFRGQLDFEKNTSSLFIPEVRVNDSGLYYCEVIIVPLPVKSRTNGTHLIVTAPPDPVNVLLIPSLTAGLLLFLLALGLYFTLKRRIQAKKPEVSLEMSDPICSTPAPAQRDSFTQPVGHEMIYSKLQWSEYSMVSSPTGSSHAGEPVTKKKPRAGTSDPGTDTVYAVLQAP from the exons ATGGCTCTTCTCGTTTCTGTGTTGGTGCTTTCCTTCTTGCAGGAAGTGTTCGTTTCCCTAG GTTCTAGGGAAAACCCTCCAATGATCTCGGTAACTGAAGGGGAACCCATCTCCTTTGAGTGTTCCTTTGATGGATCCCCTGCTGTTGGCAATCCATTCTACGAGATAATCTGGATGTATGAGATGACCCATAAAAATGTGTCCAAGAGGATCCTGTCCTTTAGGATGATTCGTCCCAATACCAGTGTCCCGGTCTCAATCACTGAAGGCCATTTTAGGGGTCAATTAGACTTTGAAAAGAATACCAGCTCTCTCTTCATCCCCGAGGTGCGGGTGAATGACAGTGGTCTGTATTACTGTGAAGTGATCATAGTGCCACTCCCTGTTAAATCAAGAACAAACGGGACTCATCTCATTGTCACGG CCCCCCCAGACCCAGTGAATGTTCTGCTGATCCCCAGTCTGACTGCTGGGCTACTTCTGTTCCTCCTTGCTTTGGGCTTGTATTTTACAT TAAAGCGCCGAATCCAGGCCAAGAAACCGGAAGTTTCCCTGGAAATGTCTGATCCCATTTgcagcacccctgcccctgcccagagagACTCCTTTACACAGCCTGTCGGCCATGAAATGATCTATTCAAAACTGCAGTGGAGTGAGTACAGT ATGGTGTCCTCTCCAACGGGCAGCTCTCATGCTGGCGAGCCAGTGACAAAGAAGAAGCCCAGAGCAGGGACCAGTGACCCAGGGACGGACACTGTGTATGCCGTACTTCAGGCACCGTGA
- the LOC125622953 gene encoding uncharacterized protein LOC125622953 isoform X1, which translates to MALLVSVLVLSFLQEVFVSLGSRENPPMISVTEGEPISFECSFDGSPAVGNPFYEIIWMYEMTHKNVSKRILSFRMIRPNTSVPVSITEGHFRGQLDFEKNTSSLFIPEVRVNDSGLYYCEVIIVPLPVKSRTNGTHLIVTGTRGKHFSSTNKTPSLKSPPDPVNVLLIPSLTAGLLLFLLALGLYFTLKRRIQAKKPEVSLEMSDPICSTPAPAQRDSFTQPVGHEMIYSKLQWSEYSMVSSPTGSSHAGEPVTKKKPRAGTSDPGTDTVYAVLQAP; encoded by the exons ATGGCTCTTCTCGTTTCTGTGTTGGTGCTTTCCTTCTTGCAGGAAGTGTTCGTTTCCCTAG GTTCTAGGGAAAACCCTCCAATGATCTCGGTAACTGAAGGGGAACCCATCTCCTTTGAGTGTTCCTTTGATGGATCCCCTGCTGTTGGCAATCCATTCTACGAGATAATCTGGATGTATGAGATGACCCATAAAAATGTGTCCAAGAGGATCCTGTCCTTTAGGATGATTCGTCCCAATACCAGTGTCCCGGTCTCAATCACTGAAGGCCATTTTAGGGGTCAATTAGACTTTGAAAAGAATACCAGCTCTCTCTTCATCCCCGAGGTGCGGGTGAATGACAGTGGTCTGTATTACTGTGAAGTGATCATAGTGCCACTCCCTGTTAAATCAAGAACAAACGGGACTCATCTCATTGTCACGG GGACAAGAGGTAAACATTTTTCTTCCACAAATAAAACACCATCTCTTAAAT CCCCCCCAGACCCAGTGAATGTTCTGCTGATCCCCAGTCTGACTGCTGGGCTACTTCTGTTCCTCCTTGCTTTGGGCTTGTATTTTACAT TAAAGCGCCGAATCCAGGCCAAGAAACCGGAAGTTTCCCTGGAAATGTCTGATCCCATTTgcagcacccctgcccctgcccagagagACTCCTTTACACAGCCTGTCGGCCATGAAATGATCTATTCAAAACTGCAGTGGAGTGAGTACAGT ATGGTGTCCTCTCCAACGGGCAGCTCTCATGCTGGCGAGCCAGTGACAAAGAAGAAGCCCAGAGCAGGGACCAGTGACCCAGGGACGGACACTGTGTATGCCGTACTTCAGGCACCGTGA
- the LOC125622880 gene encoding pre-B lymphocyte protein 3, translated as MMLRLLALLLPGVLVPASRAQPVLTQPASILALPGQTVKLSCALNPGYNIREFGVAWYQQRPGSPPRYLLYYNSEVDKHKPCGIPDRFSASKDPASNACVLTIAAVQAEDHADYYCSVAYPIYYL; from the exons ATGATGCTGCGCCTCCTGGCTCTCCTCCTCCCAGGGGTTTTGGTGCCAG CTTCCAGGGCACAGCCGGTGCTGACTCAGCCGGCCTCCATTTTAGCGTTGCCGGGACAAACGGTGAAACTCTCGTGTGCCCTGAATCCTGGGTACAACATCAGGGAGTTCGGGGTCGCCTGGTACCAGCAGAGACCTGGCAGCCCTCCGAGGTACCTGCTCTATTACAACTCGGAGGTGGACAAGCACAAGCCCTGCGGGATTCCGGACCGCTTCTCTGCGTCCAAAGACCCCGCCAGTAACGCCTGCGTTCTGACCATTGCCGCGGTCCAGGCTGAGGACCACGCTGACTATTACTGCTCGGTCGCATATCCCATCTACTATCTCTAG